A window of the Candidatus Neomarinimicrobiota bacterium genome harbors these coding sequences:
- a CDS encoding beta-lactamase family protein: protein METLKNFYILIFLFILAVGGKYNSGNSPDNRAERMIQRFMKSNKIPGLSVTVGRKGEIVWSKGFGLADIEQNIPATPKTRFRIGSVSKTVTSAAVGRLLDQGKLDLDAPIQKYVHTFPVKKWPITTRQTMGHLAGIRHYRGQEMLSNIFYPDVASGLEIFNDDTLLHEPGSKFRYSSYGWNLVSAVVEGASGIGFLAYMEDSVFTSLGLETLMAEHRDSTLSPIASFYHIKNGTPILAPKVDNSYKWAGGGYVGTSTDMVNFIHGLNHSTFISDNSLMELQKPLHLNNGKSTNYGLGWVTQKDFWRNKIVGHSGGSTGGRAMLIHYPEEDVTVAILVNSGGGGNLNRLARRIANRFIK, encoded by the coding sequence CATTTTTCTTTTTATCCTCGCAGTTGGAGGGAAATACAACTCAGGAAATAGTCCTGATAACAGGGCGGAGCGAATGATTCAGCGTTTCATGAAATCAAATAAAATCCCTGGGCTTTCAGTCACGGTTGGAAGGAAAGGAGAAATTGTTTGGAGCAAAGGATTTGGCCTCGCTGATATTGAACAAAATATTCCAGCGACGCCCAAAACACGATTCAGAATTGGCAGTGTTTCCAAAACAGTCACCTCCGCCGCCGTTGGTCGACTGTTAGACCAAGGTAAATTAGACTTGGATGCACCGATACAAAAATATGTCCACACCTTTCCCGTAAAAAAATGGCCTATCACAACGCGACAAACGATGGGACATTTGGCAGGCATTCGCCATTACCGAGGACAAGAAATGCTCAGTAATATATTTTATCCCGATGTAGCCAGTGGATTAGAAATATTTAACGATGATACCCTCCTCCATGAGCCCGGTTCAAAGTTTCGTTATAGCAGTTACGGATGGAATTTGGTGAGTGCTGTAGTGGAAGGTGCCTCAGGGATTGGATTCCTTGCCTATATGGAAGATTCCGTTTTTACATCGCTTGGATTGGAAACTCTCATGGCAGAGCATCGTGATTCTACCCTCTCCCCTATTGCCTCATTCTATCATATTAAAAATGGAACACCAATTTTAGCACCCAAAGTTGATAATAGTTACAAATGGGCCGGTGGAGGATATGTGGGAACCTCTACTGATATGGTCAATTTTATTCATGGGTTGAATCATTCAACTTTTATATCTGATAATTCTTTAATGGAATTACAAAAACCATTGCACCTAAATAACGGTAAATCTACGAATTATGGATTGGGGTGGGTGACGCAAAAAGATTTTTGGCGGAATAAGATTGTGGGCCATTCCGGTGGTTCAACGGGAGGACGCGCTATGTTAATTCACTATCCTGAAGAGGATGTGACCGTTGCTATTTTAGTGAATTCAGGAGGCGGCGGAAATTTGAACAGGCTTGCACGGCGGATAGCAAATCGGTTTATTAAGTAG